The DNA window CTATTAACAACTGTTCTCATAAGTTTTTTAGAATTTAAAAAGGCTTTGTCTTCTGAACTAATATTTTTAATAATTAAAAAATAATATTTTAGCATAAATATATTACTATTATATTGTTCACTATTTAATTTGCAACTACATTTGCAATATTAAAACTCATTATAGATATTGGATAATCATATAATAAATCTACAATTAAGTAAAAACATAAAACGAATTTATTCATAAATATATAAAATTAAAGATATGGCATTATTAGAAAATTTGCAATGGCGTTACGCCACAAAAAAATATGATCCTACTAAAAAAGTAGTCCAGGAAGATGTAGATAAAATTTTAGAAGCAGCACGGTTGGCACCAACATCATCAGGGATGCAGCAATTCAGAGTAATTGTGATTACTGATCAGGAACTTAAAAATAAGATAGTACCAATTGCAATGGAACAGCAAATTGTGGCCGATTGCTCTCATTTGTTAGTATTTGCAGCATGGGATCGTTATACAGAAGAGCGGATTGATAAAATATACAATTACACAACAGACGAAAGAGGCTTGCCTAGAGGTCGATTTAAATCATATACAGATAAGCTGAGAGCTCTTTATTTAACACAAACAGCTGAAGAAAATTTTATCCACACAGCAAGACAGGCTTATATTGGCTTGGGGCTAGCCATAGCACAGGCTGCAGAACTGAAAGTAGATAGCACGCCAATGGAAGGTTTTATTGGTGAAGAGCTGGATGAATTACTCAGGCTTAAATTAAAAGGATTGAAAAGTGTTTTATTATTGCCCATCGGTTATCGTGATACGGAGAACGATTGGTTGGTAAACATGAAGAAAGTAAGAAATCCAAAAGATAACTTTACCATCAATTATTAAAAGAAAACATTCAGATATTTTTCTTCTGAATGAATATAGATACTATTCAAATAAACAATCATAGACTATTAAACATTCAAGGTTCAGTTCAAACTAGCAGATATATGTCTGTACTGAACTTCGAATGTTTTGTGTATTAAAAAATCTGACACTACTTCTTTTCACCAGACAACCACTTTTTCTCCCATTTCGGGTACTTATTCAGTACATCGTGCGGAGCATAGGTATACCAGCCATATCCACTTCTCCTTTCACGGCTGACTTCCGATAATGAATAAAGTATCTTACCGTTTCTGTCACTGAACATAGGACGTTCAGTTTCAAGTTCATAATAACGAGTCCATATAGGAGAAGCAAGAGAATCGATAACAACAATTCTGTCGGTGGTACTTGTTTTATAAATAGATTTTTCGGGCGCTGCCTGTACGGTTTCTACCTTTGTATTTAGAATTTTAGAATCCTGAAACCATTTCACTGCAGCTTGCACAGAAGTGATTATTTTCTGGTCGGGATGATCTATACCCATCAAAAATAGCACAATCCCAGCACTCTCGCCGTTACAAATGCAAGGCGGTTCAAATGCTCTGGCCCATGCAGGCTTCAGAGATACCTCATCATGCTGCTGGCACCAAGCAGTAAGTCGGCCTTTACAAACAATCTGCGATTTCAGAATACAGTCAATTCCTTTCTGATAAGCCAAAGCAACTTTCCCCCTCAGGTTTCTATTTAAAAATGAGTAATTGGTATCATTGGTTATTATCTTTTTTAAGACTTCCATCACTCCAATGTATGCACCGTCATTAAAAGTAATATGTCGGCTATATCCTTTTTCCAAAGGATAGTATTGCGGCCATCCACCATTAGGATATTGAGCTGAAAGAATAAATTTGAGCCCTTTCTCACAAGCTGTTTTATATTTCTGAATATGTGTATGCGTATAAACCTTAGCTAAATAATCAACATGAGTATATGTTGTAGAATTATCAAAGGTGGTATGAACCATATCCTTTGTCTTTACCAAACTATCGGTTTGTTGTGGAGTAAGTATTGCCTGCACATCATAGTTCTTAGGCCACCCGCCGTTATTGCGCTGATAAAGCAGAATATTATCTGCTATCTTTATTATTTCCGATTCTTTGTATTTTGGCTGGTCAAGCTTTGGATTTATAATATTGTGGTCATCATGTATTCCATACCAGTGTCGGGAACTGTCAGAAAATGGCTTCAAACTAATGGAAGAATACTCCTGACTTTGATCTTTTATCTGAGCAAGCAAATTACTAGTCCCCAATATAATGGCACAGATGGCTAACACTCGTTTCAATGGAATCTGGAAGTTTGACATGTTTTTAATTTAGCAATTAAGGTATACTGAGATAACTATTCTATCCTATAATATTCATTTAACACAAGCAAGTACAATGTTCTCTAATTTTTGTGATATATGCAAATGATTTGAAGTAAATGAGTTTAAAATAGCAGATTTTGTTGGCCGATTTAAGTTTTCAGTATTTTTGCTATTTCTGGAGAATGTGTGCAATTTGTGTGCAACACCATAAAAAAAGCCGTTACGAAAACTATTCGTAACGGCTTGATTTCTTTGAGGTGGGCCATCTTGGGCTTGAACCAAGGACCTCCAGATTATGAGTCTGTTGCTCTAACCAACTGAGCTAAAAGCCCGTGCTTCCATTTATTGGTTGCGGGTACAAAAGTATAATGTTTTAGTGAAATATGCAAGAGTTTTTGATTAAAAAGAGAGAAAAAAACATCAAAACTTATAAAGAGAGAAGAAAAACCAACTGTATCTGGCAGTCAGGTTAAGACAAAAATTCTTAACCCGACACCAGATCTAGTAGCATTCCATTATAGAAATTGAATGAAAACGACTAAATTCATTTCCAAGGAATGCCATTAGAGATTTTAAAGAAACAGAGAGAATAGTTAAGCGTAAGTCTATTATATGAATACATGTTTTAATTATGCGACTTCTTATCCTGATACAAAGTAAAGCATAATAAACCAGATTTTGCCGGACAGGCATTGGACAAATCACTATTGCATTACTAAACTGATTTACAAGTAAATGAACCTGCTTTTAGTACAGAAACAAACATTTAAAATTGGACAAATGCAAGAACAAGCAAAGAAAATACGTACATTTGCCCAGCAAATAATAAATTCTGTATTTGCATCATGAAAAATATCCAGTACATTCTTCTTGATTTAGACGGGACATTAACCGACCCCATGATTGGCATTACACGTTCCGTACAACACGCATTAGCTTTCTTCGGAATTAAAGTACACAATCTTGAAGAGCTTTGCCCATTTATTGGTCCTCCTCTTATAGATTCTTTCAAAGAATTCTATCATTTTACAGACGAACAAGCTCAGATTGCTCTAGGAAAATACCGTGAATATTTTGCCACCAAAGGGATATTTGAGAATATTGAATATGAAGGAATAAAGGATTTTCTTCAGTCGCAAGTAGATCAGGGAAGAATATTGATGCTTGCCACCTCGAAACCTGAGCCTTTTGCAAAACGGATTCTAGATCACTTCAAACTATCACATTATTTCACCTTCATTGGTGGAAGTACACTGGACGGAAGTCGCTCTACAAAAACTGATGTGATTAAATATGTGTTGAGCACGAATAAGATTACAGATGTATCTCGTGTAATAATGATTGGCGATCGGAAACACGATATTGAGGGCGCAAAGAATAACGGAATTTCTTCCGTAGGTGTTCTTTATGGGTATGGAAGCAGAACCGAACTTGAACATGCCGGTGCCAATTTTATTGTTGAGGATGTAGGCGGATTAAATTCACTATTACTATAGGTATAAAATTAAAGACCCTAAATATAAAATGCATTATAAATAAATCCATTGCTCAATGGTTCTACAATTATTCACCAATGGATTTTATTTATTGGTGAATGAATTTATTTTATTGGCGGACAATTTACAAAGGGAATAAGGAATAGTTGTTAACAAATGTTTTTAGCCAAAGATATAAAGCCTTTTTTTGATAGAATAAATACTTGTGGGCATGGTTTTAACAGAATTAGTCATCTGAAAATCAGCAATGAAACACTTTTTAACTCAGATTGGCTACCAAAAACAGAAAAACATAAGGTTGTTTTCCGACAATACATTTTACTTTCTGAGCTAATTAGTTGATTATAAGCTGCGGAAAAATTATATCCACCCCGTATAATAACAAAAAACAGAGGGTATTTTTCCGCAACTTATTTCAATCGCCTATAATGGCACAATACTACAACTTTTTCAATCCTTTCAGCTCTTTTGCATCTTTAGCTTCAATAATGCTTATAGCAAAACCTCCGCCAGGAGCAGCTTTCAATGTTGTTTTAGATTTGCTAGTCACTACCACTTTCTTAATGGTATATGCTGAAGGGTTCTTTTCGTAATGTGCATTTGCAGCATCACAATATATCGTTGCGATATATTTCTTACCCGGATCAAGGAAACTAAATGAAAGGTTAGAAACATGTCCGTTCTCATCACTTGTGTTTCCAACAAACCAATTGTTTGTACCTTTAGCTTTACGAGCTACAGTAATATAATCGCCCGGTTCTGCTTCCAGATACTTGCTGTCATCCCAGTCTACAGCTACATCTTTAATAAACTGGAATGCATCCATATACTTATTATAGCTTTCGGGAAGGTCGGCTGCCATTTGTAGCGGACTATACATGGTTACATATAATGCCATCTGACGAACAAGCGTGCTGTGAACAAAAGAGTGTTCTCCCGAAAGGAAACTGATTCTTGTATCTAATATTCCTGGAGTGTAGTCCATCGGGCCACCCATCAGACGGGTAAACGGAAGAATTGTAGTATGATCGGGATTGCTTCCGCCAAATGCTTCGTACTCTGTTCCGCGAGCAGATTCATTACCAATCAGGTTAGGATAAGTGCGGCAAAGTCCGGTAGGGCGAACTGCTTCGTGCGCATTTACCATAATTTTATATTCCGCAGCCTTTGTTACAGCATAAAGATAATGATTTACCATCCACTGACCATAATGGTATTCTCCGCGAGGAATCATATTTCCTACATAACCACTCTTCACGGCATTATAACCATTATCAACCATAAACTGATAAGCCTTATCCATGTGACGCTCGTAGTTACGGACAGAAGCAGATGTTTCGTGATGCATCATCATTTTTACTCCTTTACTGGCAGCATAACGATGGAGTTCTTTTACATCAAAATCAGGATAAGGAGTTACAAAGTCGAATACATAATCTTTGGTCTTGCCAAACCAGTCTTCCCAGCCTTCATTCCAGCCCTCTACCAACACAGCATCAAAGCCATGTTTTGCAGCAAAATCTATATACTCTTTTACGTGTGCAGTATTAGCTGCATGTTTGCCGTTAGGAACAGTCTTTGAATAGTCGGTTACACCAAGTTTTACGGCAGGAAGGTCGGTGTACGACCAGGTACTTTTTCCTGTAATCATTTCCCACCACACACCAACGTACTTAACCGGCTTAATCCATGAAGTATCTGTATATTTACAAGGATCATTCAGATTTAAAATTGTTTTTGAAGCCAGAATATCTCGTGCATCATCGCTAACAATAACAGTACGCCAGGGAGATTGACAAGGAGTTTGCAAATATCCTTTATCGCCTATTGCATCGGGAGTAAGCCAAGACTCGAAAGTCATGGTTTTATCATCCAGATTAAGGTGCATACAAGAGTAATCTACCAGTGCAGCCTCGTGGATGTTGATATATAGTCCGTCTTTACTCTTCATCATCAATGGAGTCTGAACTCCTGTTGGTGAGAACGGAGTTTGCGAAGAGTTGGGAGTAGTGGCCGCTTTCATCTTTCCACGAATCTCAGAAAGATCAGAAGTCACAGTGCTGTATTCCTGAGTATCGTAATCTCCCGGAAGCCAGAATGCTTTGTGATCGCCCGCCATTGCAAACTGTGATTTCTCTTCCTTGATAACAAAATAATTAAAATTCTTCTGTTGAGGAAACTCATAGCGGAAGCCTAGTCCGTCGTTGTACAAGCGGAAACGGATAACAATATAGCGATCGGCAGTTTGTTGAGTTAATGTAGCAGCAAGTTCATTGTAATGATTGCGAATAGTCTTCACCTCTCCCCAAACCGGATTCCAGTTTTGGTCGAAAGCGCTTGTTTCAATATTTGTTTTAGTAAAGCCATCCAGCAGGTCTTCTCCTTCTTTTAAATCGAGTCCCAGCTTACTTTCCTTAACTACCGGTTTATTTTTATAGGTTAGCTGGTAAACAGGAATTCCTCCTTTAACTTCAAAATTAAGTTCCAGATTGCCATCGGGAGATTTAATAGATTCGGCTTTCGCCATCAAAACCGAGCAGGTTAAGAATAGAAATAAGAATGCATTTCTCATGATATTAATAATTTATTGATTTTATTATAATTATAATAAGGATTTTTATGAGCAGTTTCTCAATCGCATTAGCAAAACAACACATTACAAGTACAAAGCAAATAAATTATAATAAGAATCAGGCAGTTTATAACAAAAAACAGAATTACCCATTAGTGCAAACGTTTTCAAGAAACAGCAATCTGACTTGTAGAATAAGACGAAACTATGTTAATTAAAAATCCTTAAAGAATAGCTTATACCTCACTTTTTATTTGTTTATTTGCACCAAATTAGGGTGAAGTGTGGCCATATATAATCGCGGCTATACAAGATGGTAATAAACAAATGAATAAACTCACGATAAACACTTGTCCTCTTTGTGGTGGAACACACCTTAATAAGAAGATGACATGTACTGATTTTTACGCTTCCGGAGAACAATTCGACCTATTTCAATGTGAGAATTGTAATTTCCAGTTTACACAGGGATTTCCCGTGGAAAAAGAAATTGGGAAATACTACGAAACACCGGATTATATATCCCACAGCGATACAAAGAAAGGGATGATGAACGAGATTTATCATTTGGTGCGTTCACGCATGCTTCAGAAAAAGGCTCAATTAATTAATAACGTTACCGGAAAAACATCGGGAAGGATTCTGGATATCGGAACCGGAACTGGATATTTCTCTCATACCATGCAACAAAAAGGCTGGAACGTTGAAGCTATTGAGAAAAGCGCGCAAGCACGTTCGTTTGCAAAAAAGAATTTCAATCTTGATGTAAAAGATGATTCGGGACTGAAGGATTTTTCTGCGGGTTCATTTGACGCAATTACTCTATGGCACGTAATGGAACACTTAGAGCACCTGAATGAAACATGGGAAAGACTTTATGAGTTACTGGCAGATGATGGAACTTTAATCGTTGCAGTTCCAAACTGTTCTTCCTTTGATGCACAAAAATACAAAGAGTTTTGGGCTGCTTATGACGTACCCCGTCATTTATGGCATTTTACTCCGGAAACGATGCAAAAGTTTGGCGAAAAGCACAACTTTACGCTGATTAATTATCTTCCAATGCCATTCGATGCATTTTATGTATCTATCTTAAGTGAGAAATATAAAAAGAGTGCATTAACTCTTCCAAAAGGAATGTTTGCAGGTACTCTAGCCTGGTTCAGCTCTTTAAACAATAAAGAAAAGAGCAGCTCTATCATTTATGTATTCAGAAAAAAAAGTCATGAGAAATAAACATAAAACAAATACTGTTCCATACTTCGATATTCAAAGTGTAACTTCAAGTATCAGTACTATGCTGGTTTTGCTTTTGCTGGGATTAGTAGTATTTTTTGTACTCTCGGCAAATAACCTGTCTGTATACGTGCGGGAGAATATAAACTTCTCGATTCTTATCAGTGATGATATGCCCGAATCGGAGATTCTTACCTTGCAAAAGGAACTAAATAAAGAACCTTTCGTAAAAGAATCCAGCTATATATCAAAACAACAGGCTCTTCGCGAGCAAAGCATAGCTATGGGAACCGACCCTGAAGACTTTTTAGGATATAACCCATTTACCGCGTCAATTGAGGTGAAGCTGAATTCTGCTTATGCAAATTCCGACAGTATTACCAAGATTGAAAGAAAGATTAAAAAGAATACCAATATTCAGGAGATTCTGTATCAGAAAGACTTGATTGATTCTGTGAACAATAATATCCGCAACATAAGTATTGTGTTACTTTGCCTTGCCGGCTTGCTCACTCTTATTTCTTTTGCATTGATCAACAATACAATACGGCTGACAATATATTCCAAGAGATTCCTGATTCACACCATGAAACTTGTTGGTGCCAATTGGGGATTTATACGGAAACCATTCCTCATCCGTAACATCTGGATTGGGGTAATCTCTGCTTTTGCAGCAGATGCAATATTATTGGGAGGGGCTAACACGTTAGTAAACTATGAACCTGAACTAATCTCTATTGTTACTCCTGAGGTAATGCTTATTGTTTCTGCATCGGTATTCCTTTTCGGAATTATAATAACATTCTTATGTGCTTATCTTTCTATTAATAGATATCTGAGAATGAAAGCAAGCACTCTTTACTACATCTAACAACAAGAAACATAATAAATAAGAATATGGACAAAAAGAAATTAGCCTTTGATAAGACAAACTTTATCTTACTGGCAATAGGAATGCTCGTTGTTATTCTGGGCTTTATATTAATGGCTGGTCCTGCAACAACAGAAACAACTTTTCAACCAGATATTTTCAGTGCACGTAGAATTAAGGTAGCCCCGGTAGTTTGCTTCTTAGGATTTGTTTTTATGATCTATGGAGTAGTTCGTAAACCAAAATCTAAAGAATAGAAATGGGAGATTTATCATACTTACAAACCATTATCATTGCTATTGTTGAAGGTCTAACAGAATTTATTCCGGTATCTTCTACCGGCCATATGATCATTGCACAGAGCATGTTGGGGGTACAAAGTACTGAGTTCGTAAAAGCATTCACAGTAATTATTCAGTTTGGAGCTATTCTATCGGTAGTAGTACTTTACTGGAAGCGTTTCTTTAAGTTGAATAAATGTAAAATCTTCGATAAACAAGCAGCAGCAGACAAACCTTTATTGGGTAAACTTGTTGTTTACTTCAAAAGATTACTGTATAAATTTGATTTTTACTGGAAACTGATAATAGCATTTATACCTGCAGCCTTTTTCGGCCTTGTATTCAGCGACAAGATTGATGAGATGTTGGAGAGTGTAACTGTTGTTGCAGTAATGCTGGTTATCGGAGGAGTATTCATGCTTTTCGTTGATAACATCTTTAAAAAGGTAGATGAAAGTAAAGGTATGACAGAGCAAAAAGCTTTTAATATAGGCCTTTTTCAATGTATTGCAATGATACCTGGTGTATCTCGTTCAATGGCTACCATTGTGGGAGGTATGGCACAAAAGATGTCTCGCAAAACAGCTGCTGAATTTTCTTTTTTCCTTGCTGTTCCTACTATGTTTGCTGCTACAGCTTATAAACTGTTGAAGCTTCTTCTGGAACCAAACGGAACAGATATTCTGACTCAGAACATAGGAGCATTGGTTATAGGAAATATAGTAGCATTTATCGTAGCATTGCTTGCTATTAAGTTTTTTATCAGTTTTGTGAGCAAATACGGATTTAAAGCTTTTGGATATTATCGTATTATCGTGGGAGGAATCATCTTAGTGATGATGTATTTAGGACATAATTTAGAAGTCGTTTAATGAACTTTATTGAAGGAGAAGTATTATACTTCAACAAGCCACTGACGTGGACTTCTTTTAATCTCGTAGCAAAGGTGAAATATCCGTTGCTGAGAAAACTTAGAGTAAAAAAGCTAAAAGTAGGCCATGCCGGAACTCTTGATCCGCTTGCTACAGGTGTAATGATTATATGCATTGGTAAAGCAACCAAGCGAATTGAAGAATTTCAGTATCAGACTAAAGAATATATTGCCACGATAAAGTTGGGAGCAACTACTCCTTCCTTTGATCTGGAAAAAGAGATTGATGCTACTTACCCCACGGAACATATTACCCGTGAAGTGGTAGAAGAAGCTCTGAAAAAGTTTATTGGAAGTATTGAACAGATACCGCCGGCCTTTTCTGCTTGCAAGATCGATGGCGAAAGAGCTTACGAACTAGCCAGAGCAGGAAAAGAGGTAGAGCTGAAACCTAAAACTTTGGTTATTGATGAAATTGAATTACTAGAGTGTAATTTACCCGAAATAAAGATTCGGGTTGTGTGCAGCAAAGGTACTTATATCCGTGCTTTAGCAAGAGATATTGGAGAAGCATTGAATAGCGGTGCCCATCTCACCGGACTAATCCGCACTCGTGTGGGAGATGTAAAATTAGAACATTGCATGGAAATTGAAGATTTCGTGGAATGGTTGGATAAACAAGAAATAGAGAAGTAACTAACGTAAAGAAAGAAAATATGAAACTATCACAATTTAAATTTAAGCTTCCAGAGGATCAAATTGCTTTGCACCCTACAAGGTACAGAGATGAATCCCGTTTGATGGTTCTTCATAAGAAGACTGGTGAAATAGAGCACAAAGTATTTAAGGATATCTTAGATTATTTTGATGATAAAGATGTTTTTGTATTCAACGATACAAAAGTGTTCCCTGCCCGTCTTTATGGAAACAAGGAAAAAACAGGAGCACGTATTGAAGTATTCTTATTACGTGAGTTAAATGAAGAACTTCGTTTATGGGATGTATTGGTGGATCCTGCTCGTAAAATTAGAATTGGTAACAAACTATATTTCGGTGAAGACGATTCAATGGTTGCTGAAGTTATTGATAACACTACTTCTCGCGGACGTACGCTTCGCTTCCTTTATGACGGACCTCATGAAGAATTTAAGAAAGCACTTTATGCTCTTGGCGAGACTCCACTTCCACATACCATTATCAACCGCCCCGTAGAGGCAGATGACGAAGAAAGATTCCAGTCTATCTTTGCAAAAAACGAAGGAGCTGTAACTGCACCTACCGCAAGTTTGCACTTCAGCCGTGAGTTGATGAAACGTATGGAGATTAAAGGAATCGACTTTGCATTTATCACCATGCATGCAGGACTAGGTAACTTCCGCGATATTGATGTAGAAGATCTTACTAAGCACAAAATGGATTCAGAGCAAATGTTTGTTTCTGAAAAAGCTGTTGATATAGTA is part of the uncultured Bacteroides sp. genome and encodes:
- a CDS encoding permease-like cell division protein FtsX codes for the protein MRNKHKTNTVPYFDIQSVTSSISTMLVLLLLGLVVFFVLSANNLSVYVRENINFSILISDDMPESEILTLQKELNKEPFVKESSYISKQQALREQSIAMGTDPEDFLGYNPFTASIEVKLNSAYANSDSITKIERKIKKNTNIQEILYQKDLIDSVNNNIRNISIVLLCLAGLLTLISFALINNTIRLTIYSKRFLIHTMKLVGANWGFIRKPFLIRNIWIGVISAFAADAILLGGANTLVNYEPELISIVTPEVMLIVSASVFLFGIIITFLCAYLSINRYLRMKASTLYYI
- a CDS encoding DUF3098 domain-containing protein; the protein is MDKKKLAFDKTNFILLAIGMLVVILGFILMAGPATTETTFQPDIFSARRIKVAPVVCFLGFVFMIYGVVRKPKSKE
- a CDS encoding undecaprenyl-diphosphate phosphatase yields the protein MGDLSYLQTIIIAIVEGLTEFIPVSSTGHMIIAQSMLGVQSTEFVKAFTVIIQFGAILSVVVLYWKRFFKLNKCKIFDKQAAADKPLLGKLVVYFKRLLYKFDFYWKLIIAFIPAAFFGLVFSDKIDEMLESVTVVAVMLVIGGVFMLFVDNIFKKVDESKGMTEQKAFNIGLFQCIAMIPGVSRSMATIVGGMAQKMSRKTAAEFSFFLAVPTMFAATAYKLLKLLLEPNGTDILTQNIGALVIGNIVAFIVALLAIKFFISFVSKYGFKAFGYYRIIVGGIILVMMYLGHNLEVV
- a CDS encoding nitroreductase family protein, with the protein product MALLENLQWRYATKKYDPTKKVVQEDVDKILEAARLAPTSSGMQQFRVIVITDQELKNKIVPIAMEQQIVADCSHLLVFAAWDRYTEERIDKIYNYTTDERGLPRGRFKSYTDKLRALYLTQTAEENFIHTARQAYIGLGLAIAQAAELKVDSTPMEGFIGEELDELLRLKLKGLKSVLLLPIGYRDTENDWLVNMKKVRNPKDNFTINY
- a CDS encoding HAD family hydrolase; the encoded protein is MKNIQYILLDLDGTLTDPMIGITRSVQHALAFFGIKVHNLEELCPFIGPPLIDSFKEFYHFTDEQAQIALGKYREYFATKGIFENIEYEGIKDFLQSQVDQGRILMLATSKPEPFAKRILDHFKLSHYFTFIGGSTLDGSRSTKTDVIKYVLSTNKITDVSRVIMIGDRKHDIEGAKNNGISSVGVLYGYGSRTELEHAGANFIVEDVGGLNSLLL
- the pelA gene encoding pectate lyase → MSNFQIPLKRVLAICAIILGTSNLLAQIKDQSQEYSSISLKPFSDSSRHWYGIHDDHNIINPKLDQPKYKESEIIKIADNILLYQRNNGGWPKNYDVQAILTPQQTDSLVKTKDMVHTTFDNSTTYTHVDYLAKVYTHTHIQKYKTACEKGLKFILSAQYPNGGWPQYYPLEKGYSRHITFNDGAYIGVMEVLKKIITNDTNYSFLNRNLRGKVALAYQKGIDCILKSQIVCKGRLTAWCQQHDEVSLKPAWARAFEPPCICNGESAGIVLFLMGIDHPDQKIITSVQAAVKWFQDSKILNTKVETVQAAPEKSIYKTSTTDRIVVIDSLASPIWTRYYELETERPMFSDRNGKILYSLSEVSRERRSGYGWYTYAPHDVLNKYPKWEKKWLSGEKK
- the queA gene encoding tRNA preQ1(34) S-adenosylmethionine ribosyltransferase-isomerase QueA — translated: MKLSQFKFKLPEDQIALHPTRYRDESRLMVLHKKTGEIEHKVFKDILDYFDDKDVFVFNDTKVFPARLYGNKEKTGARIEVFLLRELNEELRLWDVLVDPARKIRIGNKLYFGEDDSMVAEVIDNTTSRGRTLRFLYDGPHEEFKKALYALGETPLPHTIINRPVEADDEERFQSIFAKNEGAVTAPTASLHFSRELMKRMEIKGIDFAFITMHAGLGNFRDIDVEDLTKHKMDSEQMFVSEKAVDIVNKAKDANRNICAVGTTVMRAIESTVSTDGHLKTFEGWTNKFIFPPYEFTVANSMISNFHMPLSTLLMIVAAFGGYDLVMDAYQVAIKEGYRFGTYGDAMLIID
- the truB gene encoding tRNA pseudouridine(55) synthase TruB, which encodes MNFIEGEVLYFNKPLTWTSFNLVAKVKYPLLRKLRVKKLKVGHAGTLDPLATGVMIICIGKATKRIEEFQYQTKEYIATIKLGATTPSFDLEKEIDATYPTEHITREVVEEALKKFIGSIEQIPPAFSACKIDGERAYELARAGKEVELKPKTLVIDEIELLECNLPEIKIRVVCSKGTYIRALARDIGEALNSGAHLTGLIRTRVGDVKLEHCMEIEDFVEWLDKQEIEK
- a CDS encoding glycoside hydrolase family 97 protein, with amino-acid sequence MRNAFLFLFLTCSVLMAKAESIKSPDGNLELNFEVKGGIPVYQLTYKNKPVVKESKLGLDLKEGEDLLDGFTKTNIETSAFDQNWNPVWGEVKTIRNHYNELAATLTQQTADRYIVIRFRLYNDGLGFRYEFPQQKNFNYFVIKEEKSQFAMAGDHKAFWLPGDYDTQEYSTVTSDLSEIRGKMKAATTPNSSQTPFSPTGVQTPLMMKSKDGLYINIHEAALVDYSCMHLNLDDKTMTFESWLTPDAIGDKGYLQTPCQSPWRTVIVSDDARDILASKTILNLNDPCKYTDTSWIKPVKYVGVWWEMITGKSTWSYTDLPAVKLGVTDYSKTVPNGKHAANTAHVKEYIDFAAKHGFDAVLVEGWNEGWEDWFGKTKDYVFDFVTPYPDFDVKELHRYAASKGVKMMMHHETSASVRNYERHMDKAYQFMVDNGYNAVKSGYVGNMIPRGEYHYGQWMVNHYLYAVTKAAEYKIMVNAHEAVRPTGLCRTYPNLIGNESARGTEYEAFGGSNPDHTTILPFTRLMGGPMDYTPGILDTRISFLSGEHSFVHSTLVRQMALYVTMYSPLQMAADLPESYNKYMDAFQFIKDVAVDWDDSKYLEAEPGDYITVARKAKGTNNWFVGNTSDENGHVSNLSFSFLDPGKKYIATIYCDAANAHYEKNPSAYTIKKVVVTSKSKTTLKAAPGGGFAISIIEAKDAKELKGLKKL
- a CDS encoding class I SAM-dependent methyltransferase, giving the protein MNKLTINTCPLCGGTHLNKKMTCTDFYASGEQFDLFQCENCNFQFTQGFPVEKEIGKYYETPDYISHSDTKKGMMNEIYHLVRSRMLQKKAQLINNVTGKTSGRILDIGTGTGYFSHTMQQKGWNVEAIEKSAQARSFAKKNFNLDVKDDSGLKDFSAGSFDAITLWHVMEHLEHLNETWERLYELLADDGTLIVAVPNCSSFDAQKYKEFWAAYDVPRHLWHFTPETMQKFGEKHNFTLINYLPMPFDAFYVSILSEKYKKSALTLPKGMFAGTLAWFSSLNNKEKSSSIIYVFRKKSHEK